One genomic region from Prunus persica cultivar Lovell chromosome G3, Prunus_persica_NCBIv2, whole genome shotgun sequence encodes:
- the LOC109948285 gene encoding uncharacterized protein LOC109948285 isoform X2, producing the protein MCLLLKSTAPRLLKSLVISLSVARSPLAQSLFLHWFYCLQKGLLFKNHFLVPLFALQAPATVILWFNSLACTITTTVLDRVGVRFFFSCWFYSDAVAGAREALICGVSSLYMSLNWKKDVSYESDMKDAVGVSLPLIYAVVKSIQEGVCP; encoded by the exons ATGTGTCTTCTTCTCAAATCAACAGCGCCACGTCTTTTGAAGTCTCTGGTAATCTCACTCTCAGTGGCTCGCTCACCCCTCGCTCAGTCTCTCTTCCTCCATT GGTTCTATTGCTTGCAAAAGGGACTGCTGTTCAAAAATCATTTTCTTGTTCCATTATTTGCTCTACAAGCACCAGCTACTGTAATCTTGTGGTTTAA CTCCTTGGCATGTACAATCACAACAAC CGTTTTGGACAGAGTTGGGGTTAGATTCTTCTTTTCATGCTG GTTCTACTCCGATGCTGTGGCTGGAGCTAGAGAGGCATTAATATGTGGTGTATCATCTCTGTACATGTCATTGAATTG GAAGAAAGATGTAAGCTATGAAAGTGATATGAAGGATGCAGTTGGTGTATCCTTGCCATTAATATATGCAGTTGTAAAAAGCATCCAGGAGGGAGTTTGCCCCtaa
- the LOC109948285 gene encoding uncharacterized protein LOC109948285 isoform X3 translates to MCLLLKSTAPRLLKSLVISLSVARSPLAQSLFLHWFYCLQKGLLFKNHFLVPLFALQAPATVILWFNVLDRVGVRFFFSCWFYSDAVAGAREALICGVSSLYMSLNWKKDVSYESDMKDAVGVSLPLIYAVVKSIQEGVCP, encoded by the exons ATGTGTCTTCTTCTCAAATCAACAGCGCCACGTCTTTTGAAGTCTCTGGTAATCTCACTCTCAGTGGCTCGCTCACCCCTCGCTCAGTCTCTCTTCCTCCATT GGTTCTATTGCTTGCAAAAGGGACTGCTGTTCAAAAATCATTTTCTTGTTCCATTATTTGCTCTACAAGCACCAGCTACTGTAATCTTGTGGTTTAA CGTTTTGGACAGAGTTGGGGTTAGATTCTTCTTTTCATGCTG GTTCTACTCCGATGCTGTGGCTGGAGCTAGAGAGGCATTAATATGTGGTGTATCATCTCTGTACATGTCATTGAATTG GAAGAAAGATGTAAGCTATGAAAGTGATATGAAGGATGCAGTTGGTGTATCCTTGCCATTAATATATGCAGTTGTAAAAAGCATCCAGGAGGGAGTTTGCCCCtaa
- the LOC109948285 gene encoding uncharacterized protein LOC109948285 isoform X1, with the protein MCLLLKSTAPRLLKSLVISLSVARSPLAQSLFLHWFYCLQKGLLFKNHFLVPLFALQAPATVILWFNSLACTITTTVLDRVGVRFFFSCCRFYSDAVAGAREALICGVSSLYMSLNWKKDVSYESDMKDAVGVSLPLIYAVVKSIQEGVCP; encoded by the exons ATGTGTCTTCTTCTCAAATCAACAGCGCCACGTCTTTTGAAGTCTCTGGTAATCTCACTCTCAGTGGCTCGCTCACCCCTCGCTCAGTCTCTCTTCCTCCATT GGTTCTATTGCTTGCAAAAGGGACTGCTGTTCAAAAATCATTTTCTTGTTCCATTATTTGCTCTACAAGCACCAGCTACTGTAATCTTGTGGTTTAA CTCCTTGGCATGTACAATCACAACAAC CGTTTTGGACAGAGTTGGGGTTAGATTCTTCTTTTCATGCTG CAGGTTCTACTCCGATGCTGTGGCTGGAGCTAGAGAGGCATTAATATGTGGTGTATCATCTCTGTACATGTCATTGAATTG GAAGAAAGATGTAAGCTATGAAAGTGATATGAAGGATGCAGTTGGTGTATCCTTGCCATTAATATATGCAGTTGTAAAAAGCATCCAGGAGGGAGTTTGCCCCtaa
- the LOC109948056 gene encoding vicilin-like seed storage protein At2g18540 has product MAQRIKTKPKSNYDRKAKHPDYVQFRCNAYAFNSIIRDIKDKLNERQKKLLKKTPFWNLIELFYHQRIDMNNMNKSDIDLAQLLKKFDPDTKSFKFGTKSFQITSNAVTQILGLPNEGKSVKLVNDRYTATFRTRHFGEKGKPSKNQKLFEHCVNLDTLSSYSWARAVSAYMNESLTAKAKAKAKKGGEASIGAVSGCTILILFLLCERTNIIQPILGKEKETPAILKWSLVELHTRFNQIKDLNDIEGIFKTPKKRKTTREEEDTVEKGILKTYKKRKTTGEEGDPLDKEKEKEDDEGKPDDAIQDLLVKSMTDQINYRQQQDPSFVCPERLQLWKDEKNEDSEKKMKELWDIFIQAEKRSKELEVELATYIEKLDNEECVTATMTVESTVQLNEIQNLKRRIAELEGKETGIDMEKIAKKKEIQGKYKAEIESLLSDPTIFEMEMDLPTQPVEEKEEEKKEEEKQQEEREEENKEQEKQQEEREEEKKQDAPTPDVPSRVQRVKNRERKRLQASCYVYEKNKKTKKEAKKDDEELPQFKLISSEEVCNYCSSSCCFFLFSALQKQKLQCSFHSLQCSVLSALQK; this is encoded by the exons ATGGCTCAAAGGATCAAAACAAAGCCAAAGTCAAACTATGATCGGAAAGCAAAGCACCCGGACTATGTCCAATTTCGGTGCAATGCCTATGCTTTCAACAGCATCATTAGAGACATAAAGGACAAGCTCAATGAAAGGCAGAAGAAGCTTCTCAAGAAAACCCCTTTCTGGAACTTGATCGAGCTGTTTTACCACCAGAGAATTGACATGAATAACATGAATAAGTCGGACATTGACTTAGCACAGCTGCTCAAGAAATTTGATCCGGATACAAAGTCCTTCAAATTTGGAACCAAATCATTCCAAATCACAAGCAATGCAGTGACTCAGATTCTAGGACTGCCAAATGAAGGCAAATCTGTCAAACTTGTCAATGATAGGTACACTGCTACCTTCAGAACAAGGCACTttggagaaaagggaaaacctTCAAAAAACCAG AAATTATTTGAGCACTGTGTGAATCTAGACACACTTTCAAGCTATTCGTGGGCAAGAGCTGTTTCAGCCTACATGAATGAATCCTTGaccgcaaaagcaaaagcaaaagcaaagaagggaGGAGAAGCCTCTATAGGAGCTGTTTCGGGTTGCACTATCCTAATATTG TTTCTACTGTGTGAGAGGACAAACATCATACAACCAATCCTTggcaaggagaaagaaactcctgccattcttaaatggagtctTGTGGAACTCCACACAAGATTCAACCAAATAAAGGACTTGAATGACATCGAG GGTATTTTCAAAACTCCTAAAAAGCGAAAAACTACCAGGGAAGAGGAAGACACTGTTGAGAAG GGtattttgaaaacatataaaaagagaaaaactaccGGAGAAGAGGGAGACCCTCTTGACAAG gaaaaagaaaaagaagatgatgagggaAAACCTGATGATGCAATTCAAGACCTCTTGGTGAAGTCCATGACAGACCAAATCAACTACCGCCAACAACAAGATCCTAGCTTCGTTTGCCCGGAAAGATTACAACTGTGGAaggatgaaaaaaatgaagacagtgagaagaaaatgaaggaattgTGGGATATATTTATCCAAGCAGAAAAGAGATCAAAGGAGCTGGAAGTGGAGTTGGCAACATACATAGAGAAATTAGATAATGAAGAATGTGTGACTGCCACCATGACAGTGGAATCTACAGTTCAGcttaatgaaatacaaaatctgaaaaggaGGATTGCAGAATTGGAAGGCAAGGAAACTGGTATTGACATGGAGAAGATTGCCAAGAAAAAGGAGATTCAAGGAAAGTACAAGGCAGAAATTGAAAGCTTGTTGTCAGACCCAACAATCTTTGAAATGGAGATGGATCTGCCAACACAACCagttgaagagaaagaagaagaaaagaaagaagaagagaagcaacaagaagagagagaagaagaaaataaagaacaagagaagcaacaagaagagagagaagaagagaagaagcaagatGCTCCAACACCTGATGTTCCTTCAAGAGTACAAAGGGtgaagaacagagaaagaaagaggcttCAAGCATCTTGCTATGTGtacgaaaaaaataagaaaacaaaaaaggaggcAAAAAAGGATGATGAAGAACTACCACAATTCAAGCTTATCTCTTCCGAGGAGGTATGCAATTACTGCAGTTCAAGCTGctgcttttttctattttctgcattgcagaaacagaaactgcaatgcagtttccattccCTGCAATGCAGTGTGTTATCTGCTTTACAGAaatag
- the LOC109948057 gene encoding uncharacterized protein LOC109948057 has product MEELVIVGSSKVKTFISDLSRDHYANAFFKGMRYGEMANSLAESFNNWVGVFRDLPVLPLIEGIRQKLMVLNSQRRIEAEKWTTVLCPEMETRLCENAEVGRTWAVRRSNCTVFEVFADYSVMVDLEQRTCSCRLWQIDGFPCTHAVAAILAKRDSVYDYVECYYKTDFFRKAYESPIFPIPDIGKGLGSNGSAAGVVLPPITKRPAGRPPTKRIKVFGEFKRPLKCSRCSVAGHNRKTCKAII; this is encoded by the coding sequence ATGGAGGAGTTGGTGATTGTTGGGAGTTCGAAAGTGAAGACATTTATATCTGATTTGTCTAGAGATCACTATGCCAACGCATTTTTCAAAGGAATGCGTTATGGGGAGATGGCAAACAGTTTAGCGGAGTCCTTTAATAATTGGGTTGGTGTGTTTCGAGATTTGCCGGTGCTACCTTTGATAGAAGGGATTCGACAGAAATTGATGGTATTGAATTCTCAACGACGAATTGAAGCGGAGAAGTGGACAACAGTTTTGTGTCCGGAGATGGAGACTAGACTCTGTGAAAATGCGGAGGTCGGTAGGACTTGGGCAGTTCGTCGTTCTAATTGCACTGTTTTTGAAGTATTTGCTGATTATTCTGTGATGGTTGATCTCGAGCAAAGGACTTGTTCTTGTCGTCTTTGGCAAATTGACGGTTTTCCTTGCACACATGCGGTGGCTGCAATCCTAGCAAAGAGAGATTCAGTTTATGATTACGTGGAATGTTACTACAAAACCGACTTCTTTCGAAAAGCCTATGAGAGTCCTATTTTTCCTATTCCAGATATTGGGAAAGGATTGGGCAGCAATGGTTCTGCAGCTGGAGTTGTGCTTCCGCCAATTACAAAGAGGCCAGCCGGAAGACCACCAACAAAGAGGATAaaagtttttggtgaatttaaaaGGCCATTGAAATGCAGTCGGTGCAGTGTTGCTGGGCACAATAGGAAGACTTGCAAGGCTATTATATGA
- the LOC109948058 gene encoding uncharacterized protein LOC109948058: MVDILKTLCLRFRGLQLGCFTLRYSVPSYPSCFLETDSDLDLMRTFLLISNEKTVDILVKDLCGSSEYSGDFCVNKELIACEKGESSCSSTVEDRNEFLGRSKRASAKPLLSNEWETYIHHVGQKFDGGAEEFRLKLCKYALEVGFNFLYAGNDKKRVVAVCSNKKLEGCSWRVYASRCEATGSFVIRTLNNVHTCAGRIRESKSKMMRSRVVSSLIVDRIRAKPELKPVEIIHEFKDYYGIDISYYHAWFGKELAKLDVHGDESKSFNELVWYADALKETNTGSLCTLDCEAGINHFRRFFVYFGGCIAGFQYCIPLLFIDATFLKSKYKGQLLCASGKNGNQGFYPLAFGVVDSETEENWTWFLQHLASILLPMGRVVTFFSDRNQEFDIKVPEVRLWETAPRPCYQFI; this comes from the exons atggttgatattttgaagactttgtgtctgaggtttaggggtttgcaATTGGGTTGTTTCACATTACGGTATTCGGTGCCCAGTTATCCGAGTTGTTTTCTAGAAACGGATAGCGATTTGGACTTGATGAggacatttttgttgatatcaAATGAGAAGACTGTTGATATTTTAGTGAAGGATTTATGCGGGAGCAGTGAATATAGTGGTgatttttgtgtaaataaGGAGTTGATAGCATGTGAAAAGGGCGAGTCGTCGTGTTCTAGTACTGTCGAAGACAGAAACGAGTTTTTGGGCAGGTCGAAGAGAGCAAGTGCTAAGCCTTTGTTGTCGAATGAGTGGGAGACATACATACATCATGTGGGGCAGAAGTTTGACGGTGGTGCAGAGGAGTTCCGGTTGAAATTGTGCAAGTACGCTCTTGAAGtaggatttaattttttatatgccGGCAATGACAAGAAGCGGGTGGTTGCTGTTTGTTCGAATAAGAAATTGGAGGGTTGCAGCTGGCGTGTTTATGCTTCTCGTTGTGAAGCTactggcagttttgtaattcggACGTTAAATAATGTTCATACATGTGCGGGTCGGATACGGGAATCAAAGAGTAAGATGATGAGGTCTCGTGTGGTGTCCTCCCTCATTGTGGACAGAATTCGTGCAAAACCAGAGCTGAAGCCAGTTGAGATTATACACGAGTTCAAAGATTATTATGGTATAGACATTTCATACTACCACGCATGGTTTGGCAAAGAGTTAGCTAAATTGGACGTTCACGGTGATGAGTCGAAGTCTTTCAACGAGTTAGTGTGGTATGCGGACGCCCTAAAGGAAACTAACACTGGTTCTCTCTGCACTCTTGATTGTGAAGCTGGAATTAATCACTTTCGACggttttttgtgtattttggcGGTTGCATTGCTGGATTTCAATATTGCATACCCTTGTTGTTCATTGATGCTACGTTTTTGAAGAGCAAGTACAAGGGGCAGCTTCTCTGTGCTTCGGGAAAGAATGGAAATCAAG ggttTTATCCTCTAGCTTTTGGAGTTGTTGATTCTGAGACAGAGGAGAATTGGACTtggtttcttcaacatttggcTTCTATATTGCTACCGATGGGGAGAGTGGTGACCTTTTTCTCGGACCGCAATCAAG AATTTGATATCAAAGTACCCGAAGTCAGGTTATGGGAAACTGCTCCAAGACCgtgttatcaatttatttag
- the LOC109948059 gene encoding uncharacterized protein LOC109948059: MQILSKVQINIPLLDAIKKIPSYAKILKEVCSSKKKLSDLDKVILTEQCNAVLLHKLPPKKKDPGSFNISCTIGNSNFKSALIDLGASINLMPFSVFQRLGQGDLKPTSIILQLADRSITYPRGVIEDRIIKVDNLYLPADFVVLDMDEDLQTPIILGRPFMATARTLIDVEAGTLTLRVQDQFVVFNLFEGELETDSDDEGVHEYIHALNSLPTVLPKFRNVYESLGEPKQPLKPSRQQPPKLELKPLPQHLKYAYLGAAETLPIIIATDLTHTHRRG; encoded by the exons ATGCAGATATTATCCAAGGTTCAAATCAACATTCCATTACTGGATGCAATCAAGAAAATTCCATCATatgccaaaattttgaaggAAGTTTGCAGCAGCAAAAAGAAGCTTTCAGATTTGGACAAAGTTATTTTGACAGAACAGTGCAACGCAGTTTTGCTACACAAACTACCACCTAAGAAAAAAGATCCAGGgagttttaatatttcttgcactattggaaattctaattttaaaaGTGCTTTAATTGATTTGGGTGCAAGTATTAATTTGAtgcctttttctgttttccagcGATTGGGGCAAGGAGATTTAAAGCCTACATCAATTATACTTCAACTAGCTGACCGTTCAATCACTTATCCAAGAGGTGTTATTGAAGATCGAATTATTAAGGTTGATAATCTTTATCTACCGGCAGATTTTGTGGTTTTAGACATGGATGAAGACCTTCAGACACCTATTATTTTGGGGAGGCCGTTTATGGCAACAGCTAGGACCTTAATTGATGTGGAAGCTGGAACATTGACTTTACGGGTTCAGGACCAATTTGTggtgtttaatttgtttgag GGGGAACTTGAGACAGATTCTGACGATGAAGGTGTTCATGAGTACATTCACGCATTGAACAGTCTGCCCACAGTGTTGCCAAAATTTAGGAATGTGTACGAGAGTTTAGGGGAGCCCAAACAACCCCTTAAACCATCCAGACAACAGCCACCAAAATTGGAGTTGAAGCCTTTACCACAACATcttaaatatgcatatttaggAGCTGCAGAGACGCTGCCAATTATAATTGCAACAGATTTAACACACACCCACAGAAGAGGATAA